A single region of the Streptococcus macedonicus ACA-DC 198 genome encodes:
- a CDS encoding Phosphoenolpyruvate carboxykinase [ATP] — MIHVKHNGKYDIKVLHDDAFIISEKDGSSIALEPSYFDKTNDYPTGHPEQDFFVTVQNCGVTLDDNGRKKLMTEDIRNGNGRTVKSRFATPNRVDHIEEPINAIFWIMKDDSLPPLIKTILN, encoded by the coding sequence TTGATTCATGTTAAGCATAATGGAAAATACGATATCAAAGTGTTACATGACGATGCCTTTATTATTTCCGAAAAAGATGGCTCATCCATTGCGCTAGAACCGTCTTATTTTGATAAGACCAACGATTATCCAACGGGACACCCAGAGCAAGACTTTTTCGTGACTGTTCAAAATTGTGGTGTGACGTTAGATGATAATGGTCGTAAAAAATTGATGACCGAGGATATTCGTAATGGGAACGGACGTACCGTAAAATCACGTTTTGCAACGCCAAATCGTGTTGACCATATCGAGGAGCCAATTAATGCTATTTTTTGGATTATGAAAGACGATTCATTGCCACCTTTAATCAAAACAATCCTAAACTAG
- a CDS encoding Serine endopeptidase ScpC, translating into MNKKKRFSFRKYKVGLVSVLVGAVFFAVGTGRVSADELSKAAGVSQTDPASNIEQVVQATESSSTADFAQAASVESTTEASSVESTVQQQMKWH; encoded by the coding sequence ATGAATAAGAAAAAGAGATTCTCTTTTAGGAAGTACAAGGTCGGACTGGTTTCAGTCCTCGTAGGAGCTGTCTTTTTTGCAGTAGGTACAGGTCGTGTTTCGGCTGATGAGTTGTCAAAAGCAGCGGGAGTAAGTCAAACAGACCCTGCTTCTAATATTGAGCAAGTGGTGCAGGCAACAGAAAGTTCAAGCACAGCTGATTTTGCTCAAGCGGCATCAGTAGAATCGACGACTGAAGCAAGTAGTGTTGAAAGCACAGTGCAACAGCAGATGAAGTGGCATTAG